In Nocardioides bizhenqiangii, the DNA window GGGACGGGTTCACCGTGACCTATCGGGCCACTGACGGCACCGCGGACTCGAACGTGGCCACGCTGAGGATCAGCGTCACCGGTGTCAACGACGCCCCGGTGGCGGTCGATGACGCCGCGGAGACCGCTGAGGACACCTCGGTGGCGAAGAACGTGATCGCCAACGACACCGATGTGGACAACACCACCGCGCAGCTGTCGGTGAAGCCGGGCTCGCTGTCGGCGACCAACGGCACCGCGACCCTGGACGCCGATGGGGTGACCATCCACTTCACCCCGGACGCCGACCTCAACAACGGCAACGTCGACGGGGACGGGTTCACCGTGACCTATCGGGCCACTGACGGCACCGCGGACTCGAACGTGGCCACGCTGAGGATCAGCGTCACCGGTGTCAACGACGCCCCGGTGGCGGTCGATGACGCCGCGGAGACCGCTGAGGACACCTCGGTGGCGAAGAACGTGATCGCCAACGACACCGATGTGGACAACACCACCGCGCAGCTGTCGGTGAAGCCGGGCTCGCTGTCGGCGACCAACGGCACCGCGACCCTGGACGCCGATGGGGTGACCATCCACTTCACCCCGGACGCCGACCTCAACAACGGCAACGTCGACGGGGACGGGTTCACCGTGACCTATCGGGCCACTGACGGCACCGCGGACTCGAACGTGGCCACGCTGAGGATCAGCGTCACCGGTGTCAACGACGCCCCGGTGGCGGTCGATGACGCCGCGGAGACCGCTGAGGACACCTCGGTGGCGAAGAACGTGATCGCCAACGACACCGATGTGGACAACACCACCGCGCAGCTGTCGGTGAAGCCGGGCTCGCTGTCGGCGACCAACGGCACCGCGACCCTGGACGCCGATGGGGTGACCATCCACTTCACCCCGGACGCCGACCTCAACAACGGCAACGTCGACGGGGACGGGTTCACCGTGACCTATCGGGCCACTGACGGCACCGCGGACTCGAACGTGGCCACGCTGAGGATCAGCGTCACCGGTGTCAACGACGCCCCGGTGGCGGTCGATGACGCCGCGGAGACCGCTGAGGACACCTCGGTGGCGAAGAACGTGATCGCCAACGACACCGATGTGGACAACACCACCGCGCAGCTGTCGGTGAAGCCGGGCTCGCTGTCGGCGACCAACGGCACCGCGACCCTGGACGCCGATGGGGTGACCATCCACTTCACCCCGGACGCCGACCTCAACAACGGCAACGTCGACGGGGACGGGTTCACCGTGACCTATCGGGCCACTGACGGCACCGCGGACTCGAACGTGGCCACGCTGAGGATCAGCGTCACCGGTGTCAACGACGCCCCGGTGGCGGTCGATGACGCCGCGGAGACCGCTGAGGACACCTCGGTGGCGAAGAACGTGATCGCCAACGACACCGATGTGGACAACACCACCGCGCAGCTGTCGGTGAAGCCGGGCTCGCTGTCGGCGACCAACGGCACCGCGACCCTGGACGCCGATGGGGTGACCATCCACTTCACCCCGGACGCCGACCTCAACAACGGCAACGTCGACGGGGACGGGTTCACCGTGACCTATCGGGCCACTGACGGCACCGCGGACTCGAACGTGGCCACGCTGAGGATCAGCGTCACCGGTGTCAACGACGCCCCGGTGGCGGTCGATGACGCCGCGGAGACCGCTGAGGACACCTCGGTGGCGAAGAACGTGATCGCCAACGACACCGATGTGGACAACACCACCGCGCAGCTGTCGGTGAAGCCGGGCTCGCTGTCGGCGACCAACGGCACCGCGACCCTGGACGCCGATGGGGTGACCATCCACTTCACCCCGGACGCCGACCTCAACAACGGCAACGTCGACGGGGACGGGTTCACCGTGACCTATCGGGCCACTGACGGCACCGCGGACTCGAACGTGGCCACGCTGAGGATCAGCGTCACCGGCGTCAACGACGCCCCGGTGGCGGTCGATGACGCCGCGGAGACCGCTGAGGACACCTCGGTGGCGAAGAACGTGATCGCCAACGACACCGATGTGGACAACACCACCGCGCAGCTGTCGGTGAAGCCGGGCTCGCTGTCGGCGACCAACGGCACCGCGACCCTGGACGCCGATGGGGTGACCATCCACTTCACCCCGGACGCCGACCTCAACAACGGCAACGTCGACGGGGACGGGTTCACCGTGACCTATCGGGCCACTGACGGCACCGCGGACTCGAACGTGGCCACGCTGAGGATCAGCGTCACCGGCGTCAACGACGCCCCGGTGGTGACCCTCTCGGCTGGCAACGACCTGACGGTCAGCGAGGGTACCCAGCACAGCTACGCGTTCTCGGTGACCGATGTCGACAGCACCTCGTTCTCGGTGGTGGCTGTCTCCTGTGGCGCCAACGGCTCCCAGGTCGGCACCACGACCACCACGGCCTCCGGTGGCAGCTTCACCTGCCGGTTCCCCGACGGCCCGGCCTCCTCGACCGTCTCGGTGCAGGTCAAGGACTCCGACAACACCAACAGCAACACCGCCACCCAGACGGTGAACGTGACCAACGACGCCCCGGTGGTGACCCTGGCGGCCGGCAACGACCTGACGGTCAGCGAGGGCACCCAGCACAGCTACGCGTTCTCGGTGACCGACACCGGTCAGGACACCTTCACGGTGGTGGCTGTCTCCTGTGGCGCCAACGGCTCCCAGGTCGGCACCACGACCACCACGGCCTCCGGTGGCAGCTTCACCTGCCGGTTCCCCGACGGCCCGGCCTCCTCGACCGTCTCGGTGCAGGTCAAGGACTCCGACAACACCAACAGCAACACCGCCACCCAGACGGTGAACGTGACCAACGACGCCCCGGTGGTGACCCTGGCGGCCGGCAACGACCTGACGGTCAGCGAGGGCACCCAGCACAGCTACGCGTTCTCGGTGACCGACACCGGTCAGGACACCTTCACGGTGGTGGCTGTCTCCTGTGGCGCCAACGGCTCCCAGGTCGGCACCACGACCACCACGGCCTCCGGTGGCAGCTTCACCTGCCGGTTCCCCGACGGCCCGGCCTCCTCGACCGTCTCGGTGCAGGTCAAGGACTCCGACAACACCAACAGCAACACCGCCACCCAGACGGTGAACGTGACCAACGACGCCCCGGTGGTGACCCTGGCGGCCGGCAACGACCTGACGGTCAGCGAGGGCACCCAGCACAGCTACGCGTTCTCGGTGACCGACACCGGTCAGGACACCTTCACGGTGGTGGCTGTCTCCTGTGGCGCCAACGGCTCCCAGGTCGGCACCACGACCACCACGGCCTCCGGTGGCAGCTTCACCTGCCGGTTCCCCGACGGCCCGGCCTCCTCGACCGTCTCGGTGCAGGTCAAGGACTCCGACAACACCAACAGCAACACCGCCACCCAGACGGTGAGCGTGACCAACGGAGCGCCGACGGCGTACGCAGGCGGTCCCTACAGCGGTCCATGGGGCAGTCCGATCACGTTCAACGGGAACGCGACTGACCCGGGTGGTAGCAACGACACGTTGACGTACGAATGGGACTTCGACTACACCGCTGGCAGCTTCACGACCGATGTGTCGGGTGTGGACTTGAAGACTCCGAGCCACAGCTACAACTCCCCTGGCACCTACACCGTAGGTCTGCGGGTGTCGGACGAGGACGGGGCAACCAGTTCCGTCTCCACCGCTCAGGTCACCGTTGGGAAGCGCACGACGACGCTGGCCTACACCGGTGACACCTCGAAGCAGTACACCGATCGCGCGACTGTTTCTGCGAGCCTGACCGACGCCGGTGACGGGACTGGTCTCGCCGGCAAGACCATCACGTTCACGATCGGGACGGGTGGGACGGCTCAGACCGTCTCCGCTGTGACCGATGCGAGCGGAGTCGCAAGTGCAAGCATCCAGCTGAACCAGCAGGCGGTGTCGACGACCGTGACGGCGACGTACGCCGGCGACGCTCGGTACACGGCGAAGTCCGACAGCAAGGGGTTCATTGTCTCGCAGGAGGACGCGTCACTCGAGTACACCGGCGACACGATCGGCGCGACCGGCACCAACCTCACACTCGAGGCGACGGTCAAGGACAGCGCGGCTGGCAGCTACGTGGGCACGGGTGCTGAGCCCGGTGGGACGATCGGCGACATCACCAAGATGTGGATCCGCTTCGATGTCTACTCCCAGACCGCTTGTGGCACCGGGACACCCCTCGCGTCCAAGTTCGCGCAGGTCGTGGACACGGGCACATCAGGAGACGGAGTTGGCTCCGCGCGTACGACGTACACCTCCAGCTCAGAGGCCTCCTACTGCGTGGTCGCCAAGCTCGTGGCTTCCGCCAGCGGAGGGGTCAACGCCTGGTACACCGCGCCCAGTGCCCAGCACGCAGTCGTCACCTTCTACAACAACACCGGTCAGTTCGTGACCGGGGGCGGCTGGATCACGGACCCGAACACCAACCGCGGAAACTTCGGGTTCAATGCGAGGTACCTCAAGAACGGCTCCGCCCAGGGCCAGATGGTCTACGTATACCGAGACTCCTACTCGGGTCCGTGCACGATCAACGGAGTGGCGCAGACGTGCACCAACGTGCCGGCCACCTACGTGATCAAGAGCAACTCGATCACGGCCCTCGGGTTCACCGGGACGGCCTATCCCATCAAGGCGAACCTCCGGGGCAAGGCCACGATCCAGGTCAACCGGGCCAGTGACGGTGCGTCGCTGTGGAGCGAGGGCAACGCCTCGTTCGACGCGACGACCACTGACACCGGCAGGAGCTCGGGGATCGGCAGCGATGAGTACTCGCTCACCGTCATGCGCAACGGAGGGACGAGCCCGTTCAAGTACGTGCCGCCGTCGCTCCTGAAGGGTGGCAACGTGGTGATTCACGTCAAGTGAGCCACTGTCACCCTCGTGTCGCACGGGGCCGTTTCAGTCGTCCTTCGTGTGTCCTCGAGGTCGGAGCGACGGATCCACAAGTAGCGCTGATCAGGGCCGGGACGTCTTGAAACAGGTCTTCCCAACCAGTAGCGCTCAGGGGCGTTGCAGCGGACGAGCTTGAAAAAGCTCTGGGCCCCGGGGGCTCATACTCCCCGGGGCCGGTTCATTTCTAACCCGACCTCGGGGTCGATCGCGGGAGGCGCGCCGCTGCGCCGTTGTGGCGGCGCCCCCGGCAGGAGTCGAACCCGCAACCGTTGGAGTAGAAATCCACTGCGCTATCCATTGCGCCACGGGGGCTTAGTCGGCGTCGAGTATCCCACCCCGGCACCCGTCCGCGCCGCGCCACCGCCGCGCACGCATCTGCGTCGGACGGATGGACAAGGACGCGATCGGCCAAGTACCGGGTATCCCATCCGAGATCGGCGCACCCTCAGATGCGGCCGATTCATCCTCATGGCACCCGGCTGTCGTCTTAAACTGACCGCGGCTCAGCGTTCCTAGGGAGTTGGCCATGCGCGCGTTCCCCGTGCCCGGCGATGTGTTCGGCAACTACGTGATCGAGCGCGAGCTCGGACGTGGAGCCATGGGGATCGTCTACCTGGCACGGCAACCCAGCCTGGAGCGTCGCGTTGCGCTGAAGCTATTGAGCCCGGTGCTGGACGAGCCGTCGTTCCGCAGGCGGTTCGAACGTGAGGCTCGGACCCTGGCTAAGCTGCAGTCGCCGTACGTGGTGGCGGTTCACGACTTCGGGGAGCACGACGGCTGGCTGTACCTGACCAACCCGTACTTGTCGGACGGCGACCTGCAGGCGCGGATCGACGTGCGTCCTTTCGATCCCGGCACGGCGCTGCGGCTCCTCGGGCAGCTCGCGACGGGTCTGTCCGCGGCGCATCAGGCCGGCATCATCCATCGCGACATCAAGCCGTCCAACATCCTTCTCGCCGAGGACCCCGACGGGCTGCGGTTGCTGCTGTCCGACTTCGGCATCGCCCGCGAGATGAGTGCCGGCGTACTGACCACGACGGCCGTTGCGGTCGGGACCCTGCCCTACATGCCGCCCGAGCGTCATGAAGGCAGCGACGCCTCGCCTGCCGGCGACGTCTATGCGCTCGGCTGCGTGCTGTGGGCGATGCTGCACGGTCGACCCCCGTTCCTCAACGACAAGGGCATCTTGCAGCTCAAGGATGTGTTCACCGCGCCTCCTCCGGCGTTCGTCGGCCCACTCGCCCACCAC includes these proteins:
- a CDS encoding serine/threonine-protein kinase, giving the protein MRAFPVPGDVFGNYVIERELGRGAMGIVYLARQPSLERRVALKLLSPVLDEPSFRRRFEREARTLAKLQSPYVVAVHDFGEHDGWLYLTNPYLSDGDLQARIDVRPFDPGTALRLLGQLATGLSAAHQAGIIHRDIKPSNILLAEDPDGLRLLLSDFGIAREMSAGVLTTTAVAVGTLPYMPPERHEGSDASPAGDVYALGCVLWAMLHGRPPFLNDKGILQLKDVFTAPPPAFVGPLAHHVNGILLRCLAKDPEDRFTDALQLRAALAAGREAVENRHRDGADGKAADEREADGGGGRGPDEADRRIEPARTTVIGPPERGSTGTDERPSKRPRRIAMLVGGVAIGALVLGGIGLLVATTGDWPDDARASDFCEVLDKQDGRVWDDSDRTIEGVREGMGAIAEVGTPSDAPDGLRAFLMDLEKAADEASDVEEFDRRAEELEPSDAEDDEWEAWIDDTCS